A section of the Hemitrygon akajei chromosome 8, sHemAka1.3, whole genome shotgun sequence genome encodes:
- the LOC140732482 gene encoding protein rapunzel-like, which yields MSLTVEDVLQLSQSAVEAARAAVIFSQSTRNLASTLGVLGPVIGLASVTVKLSLSNVDSPELAFMKEQFQIVRNQLDIISGQISEVLREIERSTINSQYFPIEENLKNQFRKYMSILNAAPAFRHKEKSEFLKHFDATKGDQNLHTLYDGVMGNTAIFAKPILETAMNCDRRNRRLMESLCARLKYLFCIGLIALLGHAGITGNDVTALVLEWNQKQAEIEAKMKSMIDWCINEFVEQAKIDVKRMVKEKGERNNKECSHYILEALANKYDWVTWSVRVYDGISGYSNHCVIGHNYFHYFRLNNVNIVVSYSTNPQPVDVTCIRQLMDKSDWQYALTSVLKLGWNKASDIASYFKDNVDGCVVHVVKCDSHLHYKCNFPDECHFWMDNYDGVTLCIHRE from the coding sequence ATGTCTCTAACTGTTGAGGATGTCCTGCAACTGTCCCAATCGGCTGTGGAGGCTGCACGTGCCgctgtgatattctcacagtctACAAGGAACCTGGCCTCCACACTCGGGGTGTTGGGCCCTGTCATTGGGTTAGCCTCAGTGACCGTTAAGCTATCTTTGAGTAACGTGGACAGCCCAGAGCTGGCCTTCATGAAGGAGCAGTTCCAGATCGTTAGGAACCAGCTAGACATCATCTCCGGGCAGATTTCAGAAGTCCTTCGGGAGATTGAGAGAAGCACCATCAACAGCCAGTATTTCCCCATTGAAGAAAATCTCAAGAACCAGTTCAGGAAGTACATGAGCATTCTCAACGCAGCACCAGCATTTCGACACAAGGAGAAGTCAGAGTTCCTCAAACACTTTGATGCGACCAAGGGAGACCAGAACCTCCACACTCTTTATGACGGGGTAATGGGTAACACTGCCATCTTTGCAAAGCCCATCCTGGAGACTGCCATGAACTGTGACCGGAGGAACCGGCGCCTGATGGAGAGTCTCTGTGCCCGACTGAAATATCTCTTCTGTATCGGCCTGATTGCCCTGCTGGGACACGCTGGCATTACCGGGAATGATGTAACGGCTCTGGTGTTGGAATGGAATCAGAAACAGGCTGAAATAGAGGCCAAAATGAAATCCATGATAGATTGGTGCATCAATGAGTTTGTGGAGCAGGCGAAGATAGATGTAAAGAggatggtgaaggagaagggagagagaaataaCAAGGAATGTTCACATTACATACTGGAAGCTTTGGCTAACAAATACGACTGGGTCACTTGGTCAGTGCGGGTCTACGATGGTATCAGCGGATACAGCAATCACTGTGTTATTGGCCATAACTACTTTCACTATTTCAGGCTGAATAATGTTAACATTGTTGTCTCCTATAGTACCAACCCACAGCCAGTTGATGTAACTTGCATCagacagttaatggataaatcgGACTGGCAGTATGCGTTAACCAGCGTTTTAAAATTAGGCTGGAATAAAGCAAGCGATATTGCCAGTTATTTCAAAGACAATGTGGATGGATGTGTAGTCCATGTAGTGAAATGTGATAGTCACTTGCATTATAAATGCAACTTCCCTGATGAATGCCATTTCTGGATGGACAACTACGACGGTGTCACCCTGTGCATCCACCGGGAATAA